The following proteins are encoded in a genomic region of Mycobacterium sp. 155:
- a CDS encoding DUF3662 and FHA domain-containing protein, whose product MGLVDRIERKLESTVGDAFARVFGGSIVPQEVEAMLRREAQAGARTVGGGQVLAPNAYVITLSDTDYQKVSADTDLTASAFAKHLGGFIHDQGWQTYGDVVVRFEQSPNLHTGQFRAHGAVNPDSAVGESARVHRDQAFTAESGEPSMTDNPSYRGGQGQGRPGDDYFDDRYGRQQDDQRGGGYPPQDDQRSGYPPQDDQRGGYPAQDDQRAGYPTQDDHDQRGGYPPQEQPGGYPPRGGGYGDQGGYPDQGGYPDRGGYADQGGYPEHRSGYDQRGGGGYGQQPGGYGQQPGGYGPPQGGGYGSPSGPGPSSDYDYGRQPGGRPDDYGRHEGRPGGYPDQGGYGGQPYDQRGGYGQPQQDYSPQDYAHGYQDQGYGDQGGYGDQGRDYDYGQEGGQAGYGGYAGADYQAGGAIVTLQLDDGSGRTYQLREGANVIGRGQDAQFRLPDTGVSRRHLEIRWDGQVALLSDLNSTNGTTVNNAPVQEWQLADGDVIRLGHSEIIVRVH is encoded by the coding sequence ATGGGTCTTGTCGACCGCATCGAACGCAAGCTCGAGTCCACGGTGGGCGATGCATTCGCGCGGGTCTTCGGCGGCTCGATCGTCCCACAGGAGGTGGAGGCGATGTTGCGCCGCGAGGCGCAGGCCGGCGCCCGCACCGTAGGCGGCGGCCAAGTTTTGGCGCCGAACGCCTACGTAATTACTCTCAGTGACACTGACTATCAGAAGGTAAGCGCCGATACTGACCTGACCGCGTCCGCTTTCGCCAAACATCTGGGGGGATTTATCCATGATCAGGGGTGGCAAACGTATGGTGATGTGGTCGTCAGATTCGAGCAATCACCGAACTTGCACACCGGACAGTTCCGCGCACACGGCGCGGTCAACCCCGATTCCGCCGTCGGCGAGTCCGCACGAGTGCATCGCGACCAGGCGTTCACCGCAGAATCAGGAGAACCATCTATGACCGACAATCCGAGCTACCGCGGCGGCCAGGGACAAGGTCGGCCTGGCGACGACTACTTCGATGACCGGTACGGACGCCAGCAGGATGACCAGCGCGGCGGGGGCTACCCCCCACAAGATGACCAGCGCTCCGGGTATCCCCCACAGGACGATCAGCGTGGCGGGTATCCCGCGCAGGACGATCAACGTGCCGGATATCCCACGCAGGACGACCATGACCAGCGCGGCGGCTATCCCCCGCAGGAGCAGCCGGGCGGTTACCCGCCTCGCGGCGGAGGCTATGGCGACCAGGGCGGCTACCCCGATCAGGGTGGTTATCCGGACCGCGGCGGTTACGCCGACCAGGGTGGTTACCCAGAGCATCGCAGCGGCTACGACCAGCGCGGCGGTGGCGGTTACGGCCAGCAGCCCGGCGGCTACGGTCAGCAGCCTGGCGGGTACGGCCCGCCCCAGGGCGGAGGCTACGGCAGTCCGTCCGGCCCCGGCCCTAGCTCCGACTATGACTATGGACGTCAGCCCGGCGGGCGCCCCGACGACTACGGCCGGCACGAAGGCCGCCCGGGCGGCTACCCGGACCAAGGCGGCTACGGTGGGCAGCCCTATGACCAGCGCGGCGGCTACGGCCAGCCGCAGCAGGATTACAGTCCGCAGGATTACGCCCACGGCTATCAGGATCAGGGCTACGGCGACCAAGGCGGCTACGGCGACCAGGGGCGCGATTACGACTACGGCCAGGAAGGTGGTCAGGCCGGGTACGGCGGCTACGCCGGCGCCGACTACCAGGCCGGCGGCGCGATAGTCACCCTGCAACTCGATGACGGCAGCGGCCGGACCTACCAGCTGCGCGAAGGCGCCAACGTGATCGGCCGTGGTCAGGACGCCCAATTCCGGCTGCCGGACACCGGGGTGTCGCGTCGGCACCTCGAGATCCGGTGGGACGGCCAGGTCGCCCTGCTGTCGGACTTGAACTCCACCAACGGCACCACTGTGAACAACGCCCCGGTGCAGGAATGGCAGCTGGCCGACGGTGACGTCATCCGGCTGGGCCATTCCGAGATCATCGTGCGCGTGCACTGA
- a CDS encoding FHA domain-containing protein translates to MQGLVLQLTRVGFLLLLWLFIWSVLRILRTDIYAPTGAVMVRRGLALRGSLLPSRQRRHIARQMVVTEGALAGTRITLSSQPVLIGRADDSTLVLTDDYASTRHARLSPRGSEWYVEDLGSTNGTYLDRAKVTTAVRVPIGTPVRIGKTVIELRP, encoded by the coding sequence ATGCAGGGGTTAGTGCTGCAGCTGACGCGCGTCGGGTTTCTGTTGCTGCTGTGGTTGTTCATTTGGTCGGTACTGCGGATTCTGCGCACCGACATCTACGCGCCGACCGGCGCGGTCATGGTCCGTCGCGGGTTGGCGTTGCGCGGTTCGCTGCTACCCAGCCGTCAACGCAGGCATATCGCCAGGCAGATGGTTGTCACCGAGGGCGCGCTCGCCGGCACCCGCATCACGCTGAGCTCCCAGCCGGTCCTGATCGGCCGGGCCGACGACTCGACACTGGTGCTCACAGATGATTACGCCTCGACGCGCCACGCCCGACTGTCGCCACGCGGTTCGGAGTGGTACGTGGAGGACCTAGGATCGACCAACGGCACATACCTTGACAGGGCGAAGGTGACAACAGCGGTAAGGGTTCCCATTGGCACGCCGGTGCGAATCGGCAAGACGGTAATAGAGCTTAGGCCGTGA
- a CDS encoding PP2C family serine/threonine-protein phosphatase has translation MTLVLRYAARSDRGLVRANNEDSVYAGARLLALADGMGGHAAGEVASQLVIAALAHLDDDEPGGDLLGKLNSAVAEGNSAIAAHVDADPELEGMGTTLTAILFAGGRLGLAHIGDSRGYLMRDGELTQITKDDTFVQTLVDEGRITAEEAHSHPQRSLIMRALTGHEVEPTLTMREAKAGDRYLLCSDGLSDPVSQETIHEALQIEDVTECADRLIELALRGGGPDNVTVVVADVVDYDYGQTQPILAGAVSGVDDDTAPPNTAAGRASAFNPRRNEPKRVVPQPAEPVPKPRSRRRYVIAAIVLVLIVLAGLAIGRQIVRSNYYVGEHDGVVAIMRGVQGSFLGISLQEPYGLGCLNNRNELSLIGAGDNHENLGCRLMAVSDMRPSERAQVTAGLPGGTQDEAIAQIQELARSSVLPVCAPRTPPTTTSSPLPRPTTTASRAPMSAPPSAPATTTAAPSPEPSPEPTARPPGGSVPAEPAPPSTPTATALPPPSQVPGTDCRAVA, from the coding sequence ATGACCCTCGTTCTTCGATATGCCGCGCGCAGTGACCGCGGCCTGGTCCGCGCCAACAACGAGGATTCCGTCTATGCGGGCGCGCGGTTGCTCGCCCTGGCTGACGGTATGGGCGGACACGCCGCCGGCGAGGTGGCCTCGCAACTGGTCATCGCCGCATTAGCTCATCTCGATGATGACGAACCCGGTGGCGACCTGCTCGGCAAGCTCAATTCGGCGGTGGCCGAAGGCAACTCGGCGATCGCCGCTCATGTCGATGCCGATCCCGAGCTCGAGGGCATGGGCACGACGCTTACTGCGATCCTGTTCGCCGGCGGCCGGTTGGGCCTGGCGCACATCGGTGACTCCCGCGGTTACCTGATGCGTGACGGCGAATTGACCCAGATCACCAAGGACGACACCTTCGTCCAGACCTTGGTCGACGAGGGTCGTATCACCGCCGAGGAGGCGCACAGCCACCCGCAACGCTCGCTGATCATGCGGGCGCTGACGGGCCATGAGGTCGAGCCGACGCTGACGATGCGCGAGGCCAAGGCGGGTGATCGTTACCTGCTGTGCTCCGACGGGCTCTCTGATCCGGTCAGCCAGGAGACCATCCACGAGGCGCTGCAGATCGAGGATGTGACCGAATGCGCCGACCGGCTGATCGAATTGGCCTTGCGCGGCGGCGGTCCGGACAACGTCACGGTGGTGGTCGCCGACGTCGTCGACTATGACTACGGCCAGACTCAGCCGATCCTGGCCGGCGCGGTATCCGGCGTGGACGACGACACAGCCCCGCCGAACACTGCGGCGGGTCGGGCTTCGGCCTTCAACCCGCGCCGCAACGAACCCAAAAGAGTGGTCCCCCAGCCCGCCGAACCGGTGCCTAAACCACGCTCCCGACGGCGCTACGTGATTGCCGCGATCGTGCTGGTACTGATCGTGCTCGCGGGCCTGGCGATCGGCCGACAGATTGTCCGCAGCAATTACTACGTCGGCGAGCACGACGGCGTCGTGGCGATCATGCGCGGTGTCCAGGGCTCGTTTCTCGGGATCTCCCTGCAAGAGCCCTACGGCCTGGGATGCCTGAACAATCGCAATGAACTCTCGCTGATCGGTGCCGGCGACAACCACGAAAACCTCGGCTGCCGGTTGATGGCGGTCAGCGACATGCGCCCCTCCGAACGGGCCCAGGTGACCGCGGGTCTACCGGGCGGCACGCAGGATGAGGCCATCGCCCAGATCCAGGAGCTCGCGCGTAGTTCGGTGCTACCGGTGTGTGCCCCGCGCACCCCGCCGACCACCACGAGTTCTCCGCTGCCACGGCCTACCACCACAGCGAGTCGGGCGCCGATGTCGGCACCGCCTTCCGCGCCGGCGACGACGACCGCCGCGCCCTCCCCTGAACCGTCTCCAGAGCCCACTGCGCGGCCACCGGGCGGATCGGTGCCCGCGGAGCCTGCCCCGCCGTCAACACCCACCGCCACAGCGCTACCTCCCCCGTCGCAGGTACCGGGGACGGACTGCCGGGCGGTGGCATGA
- a CDS encoding FtsW/RodA/SpoVE family cell cycle protein, with product MTTAPQSPVTVTPPLPNRRNAELLLLGFAALITTVALLIVEANQEQGITWDLLRYTVGYLALFGTAHLAVRRFAPYADPLLLPVVALLNGLGLVMIHRLDLAKGTSNSDGLGGTANQQMLWTLLGVAAFCVVVIFLHDHRMLARYGYVCGLTGLVLLVIPALLPAKYSEQYGAKIWIQFKGFSIQPAELSKILLLIFFAAVLVAKRELFTSAGKHVFGMDLPRPRDLAPLLLAWIASIGVMVFEKDLGASLLLYASFLTLLYIATERLSWVVIGLALFAAGSVVAYHIFTHVQVRVQNWLDPFADPDGAGYQMVQSLFSFATGGIFGTGLGNGQPGTVPEASTDFIISAIGEELGLVGLAGVLMLYTILIIRGMRTAIAVRDSFGKLLAGGLSSTLAIQLFIVVGGVTKLIPESGLTTPWMSYGGSSLLANYVLLAILVRISHGARRPITTTRQPNATPIAAAKTEVIEKV from the coding sequence ATGACCACCGCACCCCAGTCACCGGTTACCGTGACACCGCCGCTACCCAACCGGCGCAACGCGGAACTACTTCTGCTGGGGTTCGCGGCACTGATCACCACTGTCGCGTTACTGATCGTCGAGGCCAATCAGGAGCAGGGCATCACCTGGGACCTGCTCCGGTACACCGTCGGGTATCTCGCGCTCTTCGGCACCGCCCATCTGGCGGTACGCCGCTTCGCGCCCTACGCCGACCCGCTGCTGCTGCCCGTGGTCGCGCTGCTCAACGGACTCGGCCTGGTGATGATCCATCGCCTGGACCTGGCAAAGGGCACCTCGAACTCCGACGGTCTCGGTGGCACCGCCAACCAGCAGATGCTGTGGACGCTGCTGGGAGTCGCGGCGTTCTGCGTGGTGGTCATCTTCCTGCACGATCACCGTATGCTCGCCCGCTACGGTTACGTCTGCGGACTGACCGGCCTTGTGCTGCTGGTGATTCCCGCCCTGCTGCCGGCGAAGTACTCCGAGCAGTACGGCGCCAAGATCTGGATTCAGTTCAAGGGCTTCTCAATTCAACCAGCCGAGCTCTCCAAAATCCTGCTGCTCATCTTCTTCGCCGCCGTGCTGGTGGCCAAGCGTGAGCTGTTCACCAGTGCCGGCAAACACGTCTTCGGCATGGATCTGCCCCGGCCTCGCGACCTGGCGCCACTGTTGTTGGCGTGGATCGCGTCGATCGGCGTCATGGTCTTCGAAAAAGACTTGGGCGCTTCACTTCTGCTCTACGCGTCGTTCCTCACGCTGCTCTACATCGCCACCGAACGGCTCAGCTGGGTGGTAATCGGTTTGGCCCTGTTCGCAGCGGGAAGCGTTGTGGCGTATCACATTTTCACCCATGTGCAGGTGCGGGTGCAGAACTGGTTGGATCCGTTCGCCGATCCTGATGGCGCCGGCTACCAGATGGTGCAGTCGCTGTTCAGCTTTGCCACCGGTGGCATCTTCGGCACCGGCCTCGGCAACGGTCAGCCCGGCACGGTTCCGGAGGCTTCCACCGACTTCATCATCTCCGCCATCGGTGAAGAGCTCGGATTGGTCGGTCTCGCCGGCGTGCTGATGCTCTACACGATCCTGATCATCCGCGGCATGCGCACCGCCATCGCCGTGCGGGACAGCTTCGGCAAGCTGCTCGCCGGCGGATTGTCCTCGACGCTGGCGATTCAGCTGTTCATCGTCGTCGGTGGCGTCACCAAGCTCATCCCGGAAAGCGGTCTCACCACGCCGTGGATGTCCTACGGCGGCTCGTCACTGTTGGCGAACTATGTGCTGCTGGCCATCCTGGTTCGGATCTCACACGGTGCACGCAGGCCGATCACCACCACCCGGCAACCCAACGCAACCCCGATCGCCGCGGCGAAGACCGAGGTGATCGAGAAGGTATGA
- the pbpA gene encoding D,D-transpeptidase PbpA, with protein MNTSLRRVAVTIMVLIVLLLANATLTQVFTADGLRADPRNQRVLLDEYSRQRGQITAGGQLLAYSVSTDNRFRFLRVYPNPLVYAPVTGFYSLAYSSTGLERAEDTILNGSDERLFGRRLADFFTGRNPRGGNVDTTIKPQVQQAAWDAMQSGCDNGPCKGSVVALEPSTGKILAMVSSPSYDPNLLATHDLSAQAAAWQKLRDDQTSPLLNRAISETYPPGSTFKVITTAAALQAGATTDTQLTSAARTNLPDSTATLENFGGAPCGPAPTVSLREAFAKSCNTAFVQLGLDTGTDKLKSTAQAFGLDTTPPAIPLQVAESTTGPIDDGAALGMSSIGQRDVAMTPLQNAVVAATVANGGVAMRPYLVDSLKGPDLATISTTAPVQERRAVSPQVAATLTNLMVGAEQVTQQKGAIAGVQIASKTGTAEHGTDPRNTPPHAWYIAFAPATDPKVAVAVLVEDGGDRLSATGGALAAPIGRATIAAALREGS; from the coding sequence ATGAACACCTCGCTGCGCCGGGTTGCCGTCACGATCATGGTGCTGATCGTGTTGTTGCTGGCCAACGCCACCCTGACCCAGGTGTTCACGGCCGACGGGCTCCGGGCCGACCCGCGCAATCAGCGTGTGCTGCTCGACGAGTACTCCCGCCAGCGCGGCCAGATCACCGCGGGCGGCCAACTGCTCGCCTACTCGGTGTCGACCGACAACCGGTTCCGCTTCCTGCGGGTATACCCGAACCCGCTGGTATACGCCCCGGTCACCGGGTTCTACTCGCTGGCTTACTCCAGCACTGGGCTGGAACGGGCCGAGGACACCATCCTCAACGGTTCCGACGAGCGGCTGTTCGGCCGCCGGTTGGCCGACTTCTTCACCGGTCGTAATCCGCGCGGCGGAAATGTCGACACGACGATCAAGCCGCAGGTGCAGCAAGCCGCCTGGGATGCCATGCAGAGCGGCTGCGACAACGGCCCGTGCAAGGGTTCTGTGGTCGCGCTGGAGCCTTCTACCGGCAAGATCCTGGCCATGGTGTCGTCGCCGTCGTACGACCCCAACCTGCTGGCGACCCACGACCTGAGCGCGCAGGCCGCCGCCTGGCAGAAGCTGCGCGATGACCAGACCTCGCCGCTGCTCAACCGGGCGATTTCGGAGACCTACCCGCCGGGCTCCACGTTCAAGGTCATCACGACTGCCGCGGCACTGCAGGCGGGCGCCACCACAGACACTCAGCTGACGTCGGCGGCGCGGACCAACCTGCCGGACAGCACGGCGACGCTGGAGAACTTCGGTGGCGCCCCGTGCGGTCCCGCCCCGACGGTGTCACTGCGGGAAGCTTTCGCCAAGTCCTGCAACACGGCATTCGTGCAGTTGGGCCTCGACACTGGCACCGACAAGCTCAAGAGCACCGCGCAGGCGTTCGGCCTGGACACCACACCCCCGGCCATCCCGCTACAGGTCGCCGAATCCACCACCGGGCCCATCGACGACGGTGCGGCGCTGGGAATGTCGAGCATCGGGCAGCGTGACGTGGCAATGACCCCGCTGCAGAATGCCGTGGTGGCCGCCACCGTCGCCAATGGCGGTGTCGCCATGCGGCCCTACCTGGTCGATAGCCTGAAAGGGCCCGACCTGGCCACCATCAGCACCACTGCCCCCGTCCAAGAGCGCCGGGCGGTGTCACCGCAGGTCGCCGCTACACTTACGAACTTGATGGTCGGCGCCGAGCAGGTGACGCAGCAGAAGGGAGCCATCGCCGGCGTGCAGATCGCTTCGAAAACCGGTACGGCGGAGCACGGGACAGACCCCCGCAACACTCCGCCGCACGCCTGGTATATCGCCTTTGCACCGGCCACGGACCCGAAGGTCGCGGTCGCGGTGCTGGTCGAGGATGGCGGGGACCGGTTGTCGGCCACCGGCGGCGCACTGGCCGCCCCCATCGGACGCGCCACCATCGCGGCGGCGCTGCGGGAGGGATCATGA
- a CDS encoding protein kinase → MSPRVGVTLSGRYRLQRLIATGGMGQVWEAVDSRLGRRVAVKVLKAEFSTDAEFVERFRAEARTVAMLNHPGIASVYDYGETELDGEGRTAYLVMELVNGEPLNSVLKRTGRLSLRHALDMLEQTGRALQVAHTAGLVHRDVKPGNILITPTGQVKLTDFGIAKAVDAAPVTQTGMVMGTAQYIAPEQALGHDATAASDVYSLGVVGYESVSGKRPFTGDGALTVAMKHIKETPPPLPADLPPNVRELIEITLVKNPGMRYKSGGPFADAVAAVRAGHRPPRPNQAPTLGRAAPAAVPSAAQARAAADLTGRAPATAARPRTSTANHRPAAPRRTFSSGQRALLWAAGVLGALAIVIAVLIVLNAQDRKDRQQSPPPTVTDTVTQTTPFQSPAAHARSEIDPAHARSEIDSARATGFTMIVPQQFAAPEQILR, encoded by the coding sequence ATGAGCCCCCGGGTCGGGGTCACGCTGTCTGGCCGGTACCGGCTGCAGCGACTCATCGCCACCGGCGGCATGGGCCAGGTGTGGGAAGCTGTCGACTCCCGGCTGGGCCGTCGCGTCGCCGTCAAGGTGCTCAAGGCCGAGTTCTCGACCGACGCGGAGTTCGTCGAACGGTTCCGCGCCGAGGCCCGCACCGTGGCCATGCTCAACCACCCCGGCATCGCCAGCGTGTACGACTATGGCGAGACGGAGTTGGACGGCGAGGGCCGCACGGCGTATCTGGTGATGGAGCTCGTCAACGGCGAGCCGCTGAACTCGGTGCTCAAACGCACAGGACGGTTGTCGTTGCGGCACGCCCTTGACATGCTCGAGCAGACCGGACGCGCCCTGCAGGTCGCACATACCGCAGGCCTGGTACACCGCGACGTAAAACCGGGCAACATCCTGATCACCCCGACCGGGCAGGTCAAGCTCACCGACTTCGGCATCGCCAAGGCTGTCGACGCCGCGCCGGTCACGCAGACCGGCATGGTGATGGGCACCGCCCAGTACATCGCCCCTGAGCAGGCGCTCGGGCATGACGCCACCGCCGCCAGCGATGTGTACTCACTGGGTGTCGTCGGCTACGAATCGGTGTCGGGTAAACGCCCGTTCACCGGCGACGGCGCCTTGACCGTGGCGATGAAGCACATCAAGGAGACCCCGCCACCGCTGCCGGCGGATCTGCCGCCCAACGTGCGCGAGCTGATCGAGATCACGCTGGTGAAGAACCCGGGCATGCGCTACAAGTCGGGCGGCCCGTTCGCCGACGCCGTCGCCGCCGTGCGTGCCGGCCATCGCCCGCCACGGCCCAACCAGGCTCCCACGCTGGGCCGGGCCGCGCCCGCTGCCGTGCCGTCAGCCGCACAGGCCCGCGCAGCGGCGGACCTGACCGGGCGCGCTCCGGCGACTGCGGCGCGGCCCCGCACCAGCACCGCGAACCACCGGCCGGCCGCGCCGCGGCGGACCTTCTCGTCTGGCCAGCGCGCCCTGCTGTGGGCCGCAGGGGTGCTCGGCGCCCTGGCCATCGTGATCGCGGTCCTGATCGTGCTCAACGCGCAGGACCGCAAGGACCGTCAGCAGTCGCCGCCGCCCACGGTCACCGATACGGTGACGCAGACGACGCCCTTCCAGTCACCCGCCGCGCACGCGAGGAGCGAAATCGACCCAGCGCACGCGAGGAGCGAAATAGATTCAGCGCGTGCGACGGGATTCACCATGATCGTGCCGCAGCAATTTGCTGCCCCGGAGCAGATATTGCGATGA